In Lemur catta isolate mLemCat1 chromosome 1, mLemCat1.pri, whole genome shotgun sequence, one DNA window encodes the following:
- the LOC123642287 gene encoding olfactory receptor 5K3-like encodes MSEDNQSLTTEFILTGFTDHPELKTLLSVVFFAIYVITMVGNLGLVVLIYTEHRLHTPMYIFLGNLALMDSCCSCAITPKMLENFFSEDRSISLYGCMAQFYFLCLAETADCFLLAAMAYDRYVAICSPLQYHTKMSRKLCIQMTTGAYVAGHLHSMIHVGFLFRLTFCGSHQINHFYCDVLPLYRLSCVDPYINELMILIFAGSIQISTITIVLISYLYILFTIFTMKSTAGRSKALSTCASHFLSVSIFYGSLLFVYVQPSSVKEEDKNIPVAVFYTLVIPLLNPFIYSLRNKEVINVMKRIMKKKIL; translated from the coding sequence ATGAGTGAGGACAACCAGTCCTTGACAACTGAGTTCATCCTCACAGGATTTACAGATCACCCAGAGCTGAAGACCCTTCTGTCTGTGGTGTTCTTTGCCATCTATGTGATCACCATGGTGGGGAATCTTGGTTTGGTGGTGTTAATTTACACAGAACATCGTCTGCACACACCAATGTACATCTTTCTGGGCAACCTGGCTCTGATGGATTCCTGCTGCTCCTGTGCCATTACGCCCAAGATGTTAGAGAACTTCTTTTCTGAGGACAGAAGCATTTCTCTCTACGGATGTATGGCACAATTTTACTTTCTGTGCCTTGCCGAAACTGCAGACTGCTTTCTTCTGGCAGCAatggcctatgaccgctatgtggccataTGCAGCCCACTGCAGTACCACACCAAGATGTCAAGGAAACTCTGCATTCAGATGACCACAGGGGCCTACGTAGCTGGACACCTGCATTCCATGATTCATGTAGGATTCCTGTTTAGGTTAACTTTCTGTGGGTCTCATCAAATCAATCACTTTTACTGTGATGTTCTTCCATTGTACAGACTCTCCTGTGTTGACCCTTATATCAATGAATTGATGATACTTATCTTTGCAGGGTCAATTCAAATTTCCACTATTACCATAGTCTTAATTTCTTATCTCTATATCCTTTTCACAATATTCACGATGAAATCCACAGCAGGAAGAAGCAAAGCCTTATCTACTTGTGCATCCCACTTTCTCTCTGTGTCAATATTCTATGGTTCTCTTCTCTTTGTGTACGTTCAGCCAAGTTCAGTTAAAGAAGAGGATAAAAATATACCTGTTGCTGTTTTTTATACTTTAGTAATTCCCTTATTGAATCCTTTTATTTATAGTCTAAGAAATAAGGAAGTAATAAATGTTATGAAaagaattatgaagaaaaaaattttgtga